Proteins encoded in a region of the Brevefilum fermentans genome:
- a CDS encoding glucose-1-phosphate adenylyltransferase, with product MPSYSDIMAVILGGGQGQRLYPLTLERAKPAVPIAGKYRLIDIPISNCINSNIYQIAVLTQFNSVSLHRHITNTYKFDKFHTGFVQIWAAEQTMEHKEWYQGTADAVRKQLFEIRTTRAKYVLILAGDHLYRMNYSKMADFHWEKNAEVTVAVQPVFRSEASRFGLLKLDQSSEIVDFTEKPKDPHILDNFVTRDDPEQPFLASMGIYLFNLDVLVDLLTMQSGKKEFNDFGYDIIPYCVSNEPAVFGYEFSGYWHDIGTIRSFYEANLELTLPRPRFDIHDQYFPIYTRGRFLPATRISNCVLNDVLINEGCIISEANINHSVVGIRSMIRSGTRIKDSVLMGADFFDYTGEIPVGIGKNCDIEGAIIDKNARIGQDVCIKPFPIGTDYDTDAYSVKDGIVVIPKNTILPSGTKICPEA from the coding sequence ATGCCCAGTTATTCTGATATCATGGCGGTGATCCTGGGGGGCGGGCAGGGACAGCGCCTGTATCCCCTCACTTTAGAACGTGCCAAGCCTGCTGTGCCGATTGCTGGAAAATATCGGTTGATTGATATCCCCATCAGCAACTGCATTAATTCGAACATCTACCAAATCGCAGTGCTGACGCAATTTAATTCCGTCTCTTTGCACCGCCATATCACCAATACTTATAAATTTGATAAGTTTCACACCGGCTTCGTACAAATTTGGGCAGCCGAGCAAACCATGGAGCACAAAGAGTGGTACCAGGGCACAGCCGATGCGGTTCGAAAACAATTGTTTGAAATCCGCACAACGCGTGCAAAATACGTGTTGATCCTGGCGGGTGACCACCTTTACCGTATGAATTATTCCAAGATGGCTGATTTTCACTGGGAGAAAAACGCCGAGGTGACGGTGGCGGTACAGCCCGTCTTCCGTTCCGAAGCCTCGCGCTTTGGTTTGCTGAAGCTTGATCAGAGCTCTGAAATCGTCGATTTTACCGAAAAACCCAAAGACCCGCACATCCTGGATAATTTTGTTACCCGCGATGATCCTGAACAACCCTTCCTGGCGTCCATGGGCATTTACCTGTTCAACCTCGATGTTCTGGTTGACCTGTTAACCATGCAATCCGGGAAAAAAGAGTTTAACGACTTTGGTTATGACATCATCCCCTATTGTGTGAGTAATGAGCCAGCCGTTTTTGGCTATGAATTCAGCGGTTACTGGCACGATATTGGAACAATCCGTTCGTTCTACGAGGCTAATCTTGAGCTGACCTTGCCGCGCCCCCGCTTTGACATCCACGATCAATATTTTCCCATTTATACCCGCGGGCGTTTTCTTCCCGCCACCCGGATTTCTAACTGCGTATTGAACGATGTTCTCATCAACGAAGGCTGCATCATCAGCGAAGCAAACATCAATCATTCGGTGGTCGGCATCCGTAGCATGATCAGATCTGGCACACGTATTAAAGATTCGGTCCTGATGGGCGCTGATTTTTTCGATTACACGGGCGAGATTCCCGTCGGAATCGGGAAGAATTGTGATATTGAAGGCGCCATCATTGATAAAAACGCTCGCATCGGTCAGGATGTGTGTATCAAACCCTTCCCGATCGGCACCGATTATGATACAGATGCTTATTCTGTCAAAGACGGTATCGTGGTTATTCCCAAAAATACCATTTTGCCGTCCGGAACAAAAATTTGTCCCGAAGCCTAA
- a CDS encoding NAD-dependent epimerase/dehydratase family protein, with protein MNILIIGGTGLISTSISRQLLEAGHNLTLFNRGQTESRVDGKYEHIRGDRNNRTVFEEKIAAAGPFDCVIDMVCYKPEQAESTIRALTGKTGQLIFCSTVDVYTKPPATFPVLESHPRESLSDYGREKAACEDVFMAAHHAGHFPVTILRPASTYGEGGTIIHSLGSDTYFLDRIRQGKPVIVHGDGESLWVSCHVDDVARAFVNAAGNDTAFGKVYHLAGEEWQTWNQYHERLAAAIGAPKPKIVHIPAEVLARITPENAIVTYLNFQYTNIFDNSAAKRDLGFEVTVDWLSGSKRTYDWLNEHHRIEDWQSFPFYDQLIEGYRQQCNKLVAGLAGLNNH; from the coding sequence ATGAACATCCTGATCATCGGTGGAACAGGTCTGATCAGCACGTCCATCAGCCGCCAACTGCTCGAAGCCGGGCACAACCTGACCCTGTTCAACCGCGGCCAAACCGAGTCCAGGGTGGATGGCAAGTATGAACATATCCGGGGCGACCGGAACAACCGGACTGTTTTTGAAGAAAAAATCGCCGCCGCCGGGCCCTTTGATTGTGTTATCGATATGGTTTGCTATAAACCAGAACAGGCTGAAAGCACCATCCGGGCGTTGACCGGAAAAACAGGCCAATTGATCTTCTGCAGCACGGTTGACGTCTACACCAAGCCACCGGCGACTTTTCCCGTGCTTGAATCCCACCCGCGGGAATCCCTCTCGGATTATGGGCGTGAAAAAGCCGCCTGTGAAGATGTGTTCATGGCTGCTCACCATGCCGGCCACTTCCCGGTCACCATCCTGCGGCCAGCCAGCACCTATGGCGAAGGCGGAACCATCATTCATTCTCTTGGCAGTGACACCTATTTCCTGGATCGAATCCGGCAGGGCAAGCCCGTGATCGTTCACGGCGACGGGGAGTCCCTGTGGGTCTCATGTCATGTTGATGATGTTGCCCGCGCGTTTGTCAACGCAGCAGGGAACGACACGGCCTTTGGAAAGGTCTATCACCTGGCCGGCGAGGAATGGCAAACCTGGAATCAATATCACGAGCGCCTGGCCGCAGCCATTGGCGCGCCCAAACCAAAAATCGTCCACATTCCTGCGGAGGTCCTCGCCCGCATCACACCGGAAAATGCCATCGTCACCTATCTCAATTTTCAGTACACCAACATCTTCGACAACAGTGCTGCTAAACGCGATCTGGGGTTTGAAGTCACCGTCGATTGGCTTTCTGGATCGAAACGGACTTACGATTGGCTGAACGAACACCATCGGATTGAAGATTGGCAAAGCTTTCCGTTCTATGATCAATTGATTGAAGGCTATCGTCAACAATGCAATAAATTAGTTGCTGGTTTGGCAGGTCTTAACAACCATTAA
- a CDS encoding ATP-dependent helicase produces the protein MSDFLTELNPQQKQAVASPPGPILVLAGPGSGKTRVLTYRVAYLIAALEVPAYQIMAVTFTNKAAREMGNRIKDLLGERVEGLWLGTFHAICGRILRREAAYLPVDSNFVIFDEDDQLALIKRVIKEHRLNEKDFNPRQVLAKISNAKNDLQTPEELPLENYRDEIIQSLYRAYQAHLVTSNAMDFDDMLLYTASLMRNQPDVRQKYAGRFKHILVDEFQDTNQAQYDLLFHLGAHHRNLFLVGDEDQSIYRWRGADYKNVERFRRDFPDHIEILLEHNYRSTQTILDSATTVINKNVHRTKKVLFTERGKGEPVIVYEALDDYDEAAYVVDIIARQFEQKTAKETDFAIMYRTNAQSRLLEEAFRRANMNYRLVGAQRFYGRREVKDMIAFLRLIYNPKDEVSLSRVINLPPRGIGAVTLQRLQEIAREYGVSSGEVLLSLSLQPDSEFAQALGSLAARLLPFSKLLVGWRSSLDQASLTGLFDQILLDTDYEAYIKAEDDVFLDRWANVLELRSVLLEYEEAGLDVFLETMALVADQDTLPETIDAPTLLTLHSAKGLEFPQVFIIGLDEHILPHSRSLNEDEELAEERRLMYVGMTRAKDRLYLTRAQRRRTPYGNYETMLPSRFLMDLPANLTRGRVSRVDRWDESDDYQQYQWDRPYGSRAQTAAPKPPKKHEQRFYAEMHVRHPVYGEGIVRSSRLEFGDETVEVYFDGLGLKALVASMSRLEIIEE, from the coding sequence ATGTCTGATTTCCTCACAGAGCTCAACCCACAACAAAAACAGGCTGTGGCTTCCCCGCCCGGTCCAATTCTTGTGTTGGCAGGTCCCGGATCCGGAAAGACTCGCGTGCTGACCTACCGCGTGGCTTATCTGATCGCGGCATTAGAGGTGCCTGCCTACCAGATCATGGCGGTCACTTTTACGAATAAGGCTGCCAGGGAAATGGGCAATCGCATCAAGGATTTACTGGGAGAGAGGGTCGAGGGGCTTTGGCTGGGCACCTTTCATGCCATATGCGGACGCATCCTACGGCGTGAGGCCGCGTACCTTCCCGTCGATTCCAATTTCGTAATCTTTGATGAAGATGATCAACTGGCATTAATCAAGCGCGTCATCAAAGAACACAGGCTCAATGAAAAGGACTTTAATCCCCGCCAGGTGTTGGCTAAAATCAGCAACGCGAAAAACGACCTCCAGACACCGGAAGAGCTCCCGTTAGAAAATTATCGAGATGAGATCATCCAGTCATTATACAGAGCCTACCAGGCTCACCTTGTAACCAGCAACGCCATGGACTTTGATGATATGCTGCTGTATACCGCGAGCTTAATGAGGAATCAACCCGATGTGCGTCAAAAATATGCCGGGCGATTTAAACACATCCTGGTCGATGAATTCCAGGACACCAACCAGGCACAATATGACCTTCTGTTCCATTTAGGCGCGCATCATCGCAACCTGTTTCTGGTTGGCGACGAAGATCAATCCATCTACCGCTGGCGCGGCGCGGATTATAAAAACGTGGAACGTTTCAGAAGAGATTTTCCCGACCATATCGAAATATTACTGGAACACAATTACCGTTCAACCCAAACCATCCTGGATTCTGCGACAACGGTGATCAATAAAAATGTTCACCGGACAAAAAAGGTTCTCTTTACGGAGCGCGGTAAAGGTGAACCGGTGATTGTCTACGAAGCGCTCGATGATTATGATGAGGCTGCCTACGTGGTGGATATCATCGCTCGCCAGTTTGAACAGAAAACAGCCAAAGAAACCGATTTTGCCATCATGTACCGCACCAATGCCCAATCTCGACTGCTGGAAGAAGCCTTCCGCCGCGCCAATATGAACTATCGCCTGGTGGGTGCACAGCGTTTTTACGGTCGCCGTGAAGTTAAAGACATGATTGCCTTTCTGCGCTTGATCTACAATCCCAAGGACGAGGTCAGCCTAAGCCGGGTGATCAACCTCCCGCCGCGCGGCATTGGCGCGGTCACCCTGCAACGTCTGCAAGAAATTGCCCGTGAATACGGCGTCAGCAGCGGTGAGGTTCTCCTGTCCTTATCTCTGCAGCCTGATTCGGAATTTGCACAGGCATTGGGATCGCTCGCAGCCCGGTTGTTGCCCTTCAGCAAGCTGCTGGTCGGCTGGCGCAGCAGCCTGGACCAGGCATCACTCACAGGACTGTTTGACCAGATACTGCTGGATACGGATTATGAGGCTTACATCAAAGCTGAGGATGATGTATTTCTGGACCGTTGGGCGAATGTTCTGGAGCTGCGGTCCGTGCTGTTGGAATATGAAGAAGCCGGTCTGGACGTATTTTTAGAAACGATGGCTCTGGTCGCTGATCAGGACACCCTCCCGGAAACCATTGACGCTCCCACCTTGCTGACTCTGCACTCCGCCAAGGGATTGGAGTTTCCGCAAGTTTTTATCATCGGGCTGGATGAACACATCCTGCCCCACAGTCGATCATTAAATGAGGATGAGGAATTGGCTGAAGAACGGCGCTTAATGTATGTGGGGATGACCCGCGCCAAAGATCGCTTATACCTCACCCGCGCCCAAAGACGGCGCACCCCTTATGGCAATTACGAAACCATGCTGCCTTCCCGGTTTTTGATGGACTTGCCGGCAAACCTCACCCGGGGGCGTGTCAGCCGGGTTGATCGCTGGGATGAAAGCGATGATTACCAACAATATCAATGGGATCGACCCTACGGTTCAAGAGCACAGACAGCCGCACCCAAACCTCCTAAAAAGCACGAACAGCGCTTTTACGCGGAAATGCACGTGCGACACCCGGTGTATGGAGAAGGTATCGTTCGTAGCAGCCGCCTGGAATTTGGCGATGAAACCGTGGAGGTCTATTTTGACGGGCTGGGCTTGAAAGCACTGGTTGCCTCCATGTCCCGGTTGGAGATCATTGAAGAATAA
- a CDS encoding NAD(+)/NADH kinase yields MTVNPEAPQSIAVLAHPNIPRALEVAGEVGLTIQALGGNADVGSLFDEDLRKSVKAGEHDLVIALGGDGTMLRAGHLCAPVDIPLLGINIGTFGFLVELKSDQWRDYFPRLLSGDFRYEARMMLRACCVCCGEKQDPFDVINDVVVARGRYVRPINVEALLNGEHIASYVADGLIAATPTGSTAYSLAAGGPILPPEIRNILLMPVAPHLSVDRAVVLSEGSSVTMRVLSAHEAVVSVDGQPPVHLSSGDCVEVSAHEKSLLMVRFQDPNYFYRNLTVYMEHNPLLSSKSNARS; encoded by the coding sequence ATGACCGTCAACCCTGAAGCTCCGCAAAGCATTGCCGTTCTGGCGCATCCCAATATTCCCCGCGCACTGGAGGTTGCCGGGGAGGTTGGTTTAACGATTCAAGCCCTGGGTGGCAACGCTGATGTGGGCTCGCTTTTTGACGAAGATTTGCGAAAGTCCGTCAAAGCGGGAGAACATGACCTGGTGATCGCTTTAGGCGGCGACGGTACCATGCTGCGTGCCGGGCACCTGTGTGCGCCTGTGGACATCCCCTTGCTGGGCATCAATATCGGCACCTTTGGCTTCCTGGTTGAGCTCAAAAGCGACCAATGGCGCGATTATTTTCCACGATTGTTGTCCGGTGACTTTCGCTATGAGGCGCGCATGATGCTTCGTGCTTGCTGTGTTTGCTGTGGTGAAAAACAGGATCCCTTTGATGTGATCAATGATGTGGTGGTTGCCCGGGGTCGCTATGTGCGCCCGATCAATGTCGAAGCCCTGCTCAACGGCGAACACATTGCCAGCTATGTGGCAGATGGCCTGATTGCAGCCACGCCCACGGGCTCCACAGCCTATTCACTGGCAGCAGGCGGACCGATTTTGCCACCCGAGATCCGCAACATTCTATTGATGCCGGTCGCTCCCCACCTGTCGGTTGACCGGGCGGTCGTCCTCTCGGAAGGCTCATCGGTAACGATGCGCGTCCTGAGCGCACACGAGGCTGTGGTCAGCGTCGACGGACAGCCACCGGTTCACCTGAGCAGCGGAGATTGCGTTGAAGTCTCCGCGCATGAAAAGTCACTCTTGATGGTTCGCTTTCAGGACCCGAACTACTTTTATCGCAACCTGACCGTGTATATGGAACACAACCCTTTACTCAGCAGTAAATCCAATGCCAGATCATAA
- the recN gene encoding DNA repair protein RecN, whose amino-acid sequence MLTELQIENFAIIQKLHLDFLPGLVIFTGETGAGKSIIMDALEAVLGGRAETTAIRTGAERAQVEATFRLDSAVREPIHALLKAEDLLDDPDYIVMGREIRREGRNIARINGRTVTAALQRSVGEYLIDIHGQSEHLSLLHVRNHLHLLDGFADIGELLAQYQAVYRQLVEVRAELQHLRTLEQDAARRMDMLTYQIQEIDAAQLQTDEESNLRQDRTRLANAESLAKHAQQALIVLEEGSPEVGGVNDLLGEALDALRNLARIDTSTEPLYERLSSSVTALQDLALEVRNYAENIEFNPHLLDQVEERIDLINNLKRKYGETIDAILAYAQKARAELESITHAGERISELEERQLSLMTALSGYGQALSQRRSESAGELSRGIEVELQDLQMERARFQIEITQRPDENGLPLQDGQRVAFDANGIDRVEFLVETNPGEGFKPLVKIASGGETSRLMLALKNVLANADKIPTLVFDEIDQGIGGRVGMVVGEKLWNLSHQHQVMCITHLPQLAAYGEQHYRVIKALQDGRTHVEVQPLADPERLAELAQMLGPISEGTLQSAEEILKIVHHQKTGKVEDKSK is encoded by the coding sequence ATGTTAACTGAATTACAGATTGAAAATTTTGCTATTATCCAGAAACTACACCTGGATTTTTTACCCGGGTTGGTGATCTTCACCGGCGAAACCGGCGCCGGCAAATCGATCATCATGGATGCACTGGAAGCGGTGCTGGGCGGTCGCGCTGAAACTACCGCCATTCGCACCGGCGCCGAGCGTGCCCAGGTCGAGGCCACCTTCCGCCTGGATTCAGCCGTTCGGGAGCCGATCCACGCCCTGCTGAAGGCAGAGGACTTGCTCGACGACCCGGATTACATCGTGATGGGGCGCGAAATCCGCCGCGAAGGGCGCAACATAGCCCGCATCAATGGGCGGACGGTGACAGCAGCCCTGCAGCGCTCAGTCGGTGAATACCTGATTGATATTCACGGACAATCGGAGCATTTATCCTTGCTGCACGTTCGCAATCACCTGCACCTGCTGGATGGTTTTGCCGATATCGGCGAGTTGCTGGCGCAATACCAGGCTGTCTACCGCCAACTGGTTGAAGTCCGGGCGGAATTACAGCATCTGCGCACCCTGGAACAGGATGCTGCCCGCCGGATGGACATGCTCACCTACCAGATCCAGGAAATCGACGCTGCCCAGTTGCAGACCGACGAAGAAAGCAATCTGCGCCAGGACCGAACCCGCCTGGCAAATGCTGAAAGCCTGGCAAAACATGCCCAGCAAGCCCTGATCGTGCTGGAAGAAGGCTCGCCCGAAGTGGGCGGTGTAAACGACCTGCTCGGTGAAGCGCTGGACGCCCTGCGCAACCTGGCGCGCATCGACACATCCACAGAGCCGTTGTATGAGCGCCTGTCTTCCAGTGTGACCGCCCTGCAAGACCTGGCGTTGGAGGTGCGTAATTACGCCGAAAACATCGAATTTAACCCCCACCTGTTAGACCAGGTCGAAGAACGCATCGATCTGATCAACAACCTGAAGCGAAAATATGGCGAGACGATCGATGCGATCTTAGCTTATGCCCAAAAAGCCCGGGCTGAACTGGAATCGATCACCCATGCCGGGGAGCGAATCTCAGAACTGGAAGAACGCCAGCTCAGCTTGATGACGGCTCTGTCAGGATACGGGCAAGCCCTCAGCCAGCGGCGGTCAGAATCTGCCGGCGAGCTCAGTCGAGGGATTGAGGTTGAACTGCAGGATCTGCAGATGGAACGGGCACGCTTTCAAATTGAGATTACCCAACGCCCAGATGAAAACGGTCTGCCATTGCAGGACGGTCAACGCGTGGCTTTCGACGCCAACGGCATCGACCGGGTGGAGTTCCTGGTTGAAACCAACCCCGGGGAGGGGTTTAAACCCCTGGTAAAGATTGCCTCGGGCGGCGAGACCTCTCGTTTGATGCTGGCTTTGAAAAACGTGCTGGCGAACGCCGATAAAATCCCCACGCTGGTATTTGATGAAATTGACCAGGGGATTGGTGGTCGTGTCGGCATGGTTGTCGGCGAAAAACTGTGGAACCTTTCTCACCAGCACCAGGTGATGTGCATCACCCACCTGCCGCAACTGGCGGCTTACGGCGAGCAGCACTACCGGGTCATCAAGGCGCTTCAGGATGGGCGCACCCATGTTGAAGTCCAACCCCTGGCGGACCCGGAGCGGCTGGCAGAACTGGCACAGATGCTCGGCCCAATCAGTGAGGGCACCCTGCAATCCGCTGAGGAAATTCTTAAGATCGTTCATCATCAAAAAACCGGCAAAGTGGAGGACAAATCGAAATAA
- a CDS encoding endonuclease MutS2, whose protein sequence is MDKKAYLTLEYNKIISRLADYASFSASAELARRLQPQSDLQDVRDRQSATREARHILSLNLDLPFHNAHDIRPQIGVARREGVLEPGDLLEIKNTLIVARSARRVLETLVEETPMLSSLAEHLPVGLGLVDQINKTISERGDILDSASDKLSQIRGEIKITYERMMARMQRFLSEPSTARMLQEPIITQRNGRHVLPLRAEYKGRIKAVIHDQSSSGATLFIEPLAVVEWNNRYRELVLAERDEIRRILAELTLRVGEHGDALKHMVEALAELDLACMCARFALDIDAVEPLLVPTRETGTIHPGSTIRLFKARHPLLDPKTVVPIDVDLDADTFALVITGPNTGGKTVTLKTVGLLILMAQSGLQIPVQSGSTLSIFEDVYADIGDEQSIEQSLSTFSGHVTNINGILKKSTPKSLVLLDELGAGTDPQEGSALARAVLAHLLERGITCLVATHYPELKAYAHATAGVLNASVEFDLETLQPTYHLTIGLPGRSNALAIAERLGLPESIISAARAEIDPTDLRAEDLLDEIHRQRDLARQARSAAEIAQKEAEAIRKELADRLDQIEDERIALLEKARLEAEDQLSMVRDELETLRRQLARAHQPLDVVNEVAEVVETLEEELAEPIVRQAPKKPVRKTKGPLHLGEKVHLRSIDQDGVVTGITEADIEVQVGMLRIRARRSDIIRKGETEEDPPELQKDRTKPGKTILPRTHESPGFELDMRGQRVDEGLDTLQGYLEKAFLAGLPFVRIIHGKGTGRLRESVREALRLSPFVDRYESGGDTEGGAGVTVAFIKQN, encoded by the coding sequence ATGGATAAAAAAGCTTATCTGACCCTTGAATACAACAAAATTATCAGCCGATTGGCAGACTACGCCAGTTTCAGCGCCTCGGCTGAACTTGCACGCCGTCTGCAACCCCAATCAGACCTGCAGGACGTGCGTGACCGGCAATCTGCGACCCGCGAGGCACGCCATATCCTCAGTCTGAACCTTGACCTGCCTTTTCACAACGCCCACGACATTCGCCCCCAAATTGGGGTTGCGCGCCGCGAGGGTGTGCTTGAACCCGGGGATTTGCTGGAGATAAAAAACACGTTGATCGTCGCACGTTCGGCGCGGCGCGTCCTGGAGACCCTGGTCGAAGAAACACCCATGCTTTCCAGCCTGGCAGAGCACCTGCCCGTGGGTCTGGGGCTGGTGGATCAGATCAACAAAACCATATCCGAACGGGGCGACATCCTCGATTCCGCCTCAGATAAACTTTCCCAAATCCGCGGCGAGATTAAGATCACCTACGAACGCATGATGGCGCGCATGCAACGTTTTCTATCAGAGCCCAGCACAGCCCGCATGCTGCAGGAACCGATCATCACCCAGCGCAACGGGCGACATGTGTTGCCACTCAGGGCAGAGTACAAAGGGCGCATCAAAGCGGTGATTCACGACCAATCCTCGTCGGGAGCGACTCTGTTCATTGAACCGCTGGCGGTGGTGGAGTGGAACAACCGCTATCGCGAGCTGGTCCTGGCAGAGCGTGACGAAATCCGGCGTATCCTGGCAGAATTGACCCTGCGCGTCGGTGAGCATGGCGATGCCCTCAAACACATGGTTGAAGCCCTGGCTGAACTCGACCTGGCGTGCATGTGTGCCCGTTTCGCGCTGGATATCGATGCAGTCGAACCCCTCCTGGTGCCAACCAGGGAAACAGGTACCATCCACCCCGGCAGCACGATCCGATTGTTCAAAGCTCGCCACCCCCTGTTAGATCCCAAAACCGTGGTTCCTATCGATGTGGATCTTGATGCTGATACCTTTGCGCTGGTCATCACCGGACCCAACACAGGCGGAAAGACGGTAACCCTGAAAACCGTCGGCTTGCTGATATTGATGGCTCAATCGGGTCTGCAAATTCCCGTTCAATCGGGTTCGACGCTGTCGATATTTGAAGATGTCTATGCTGATATCGGCGACGAACAATCCATCGAGCAATCCCTTTCAACGTTCTCCGGTCATGTGACCAATATCAACGGCATTTTGAAAAAATCGACGCCTAAGTCGCTGGTCTTATTGGATGAATTGGGCGCCGGGACGGATCCGCAGGAGGGATCTGCCCTGGCGCGCGCAGTGCTGGCTCACCTGTTAGAGCGGGGCATCACCTGCCTGGTGGCCACACATTACCCGGAGCTCAAAGCCTACGCCCACGCCACTGCGGGGGTGTTAAATGCCAGCGTTGAGTTTGACCTCGAAACGCTCCAACCAACCTATCACCTCACCATCGGGCTTCCTGGGCGGTCGAACGCCCTGGCGATTGCCGAACGTTTGGGTTTACCAGAGTCAATTATCTCGGCAGCTCGAGCCGAAATCGACCCTACCGACCTGCGGGCAGAAGATTTGCTCGATGAGATCCATCGCCAGCGAGACCTGGCACGACAGGCACGCTCAGCTGCAGAAATCGCCCAAAAAGAGGCAGAGGCGATCCGTAAAGAGCTGGCTGATCGCCTCGACCAAATCGAAGATGAGCGCATTGCCCTGCTGGAAAAAGCCCGTTTGGAAGCCGAGGATCAGTTATCGATGGTGCGCGACGAACTGGAAACCCTGCGGCGTCAACTTGCCAGGGCGCACCAACCGCTGGATGTTGTTAACGAGGTTGCAGAAGTCGTTGAAACCCTGGAAGAAGAGCTGGCAGAACCGATCGTCCGCCAGGCACCCAAAAAACCGGTGCGCAAAACCAAAGGTCCCCTGCATCTGGGTGAAAAAGTTCATCTCCGTTCGATTGACCAGGATGGGGTGGTCACCGGTATTACCGAGGCTGATATTGAAGTCCAGGTCGGTATGCTCAGAATACGCGCCCGCCGTTCGGATATCATCCGCAAAGGCGAGACCGAAGAAGATCCGCCTGAACTCCAAAAAGACAGGACAAAACCTGGGAAAACCATTCTCCCCAGGACGCATGAATCCCCCGGGTTTGAACTGGATATGCGCGGTCAGCGGGTGGATGAAGGGCTGGACACCCTTCAAGGCTATTTAGAAAAAGCCTTCCTGGCTGGATTGCCCTTTGTACGGATCATTCATGGTAAAGGCACCGGACGCCTACGCGAATCCGTGCGGGAAGCCCTGCGACTCAGCCCCTTCGTTGATCGCTATGAAAGCGGCGGAGACACGGAGGGCGGGGCAGGTGTAACCGTTGCCTTCATCAAACAAAATTAA
- a CDS encoding DUF933 domain-containing protein: MKLGIIGLPQSGKTTLFNALTQGDTPTGISGGKLSLHTAVVDVIDERINALVKAFRPKKIVYAKVTYVDIGGLDGESARSGISGPLLNTLSQMDGFIHVIRQFENPLVPHSAGSVDPLRDLATMESEFMLHDLIQIERKLMRLEEERQRGGYGRDKAEIAREQALFTRLNETLSQGLPLRGETFSPDEEKKLSGHGLLSRIPQLVVVNQSEGQPPISLDAFKGFTQPICMPIKLEMEIAQLSPEDATLFMKEYGIQEPSRNRLVRSSYELLDLISFFTVEEEKEAHAWTITRGSTALEAAGKIHSDMEKGFIRAEVIGFDELIHLGGFTEARQAGKLRLEGKGYLVQDGDVITIRFNL; this comes from the coding sequence ATGAAATTAGGCATCATCGGCTTACCTCAATCCGGAAAAACCACCTTATTCAACGCCCTCACGCAGGGCGATACCCCCACAGGGATCAGCGGAGGCAAACTATCGTTGCATACCGCCGTTGTCGACGTTATCGATGAGCGTATTAATGCCCTGGTTAAAGCGTTCCGCCCAAAGAAGATCGTTTATGCCAAGGTCACTTATGTCGATATTGGCGGGTTGGACGGCGAATCAGCCAGGAGTGGCATTTCTGGTCCACTGCTCAATACTTTGTCGCAAATGGATGGATTCATTCATGTCATCCGGCAATTCGAAAACCCCCTTGTGCCCCATTCAGCCGGTTCAGTTGACCCGTTGCGAGATTTGGCGACCATGGAATCGGAATTCATGCTTCATGACCTGATTCAGATCGAACGTAAATTAATGCGCCTGGAAGAGGAGCGGCAGCGGGGAGGGTATGGTCGTGACAAAGCCGAAATCGCACGTGAGCAAGCGTTATTCACCAGGCTCAACGAAACCCTGTCCCAGGGGCTTCCCCTGCGCGGCGAGACCTTCAGCCCGGATGAAGAAAAAAAGCTCTCGGGGCATGGTCTGCTAAGTCGGATACCACAACTGGTTGTAGTCAATCAATCAGAAGGTCAGCCTCCCATCAGTTTAGATGCATTCAAGGGCTTCACACAGCCAATTTGCATGCCCATCAAACTGGAGATGGAGATCGCCCAGTTGAGCCCCGAGGATGCAACACTGTTCATGAAAGAATATGGCATTCAGGAACCCAGCCGCAACCGCCTGGTGCGTTCATCCTACGAATTGTTGGACTTAATCTCCTTCTTTACTGTGGAAGAAGAAAAAGAAGCCCATGCCTGGACGATCACGCGCGGGTCAACCGCCCTTGAAGCTGCCGGCAAGATTCATTCGGATATGGAAAAAGGTTTTATCCGCGCCGAGGTGATTGGGTTCGATGAATTGATCCACCTGGGCGGCTTTACAGAAGCGCGCCAGGCGGGCAAACTGCGCCTGGAGGGCAAGGGCTATCTTGTTCAGGATGGCGATGTGATCACCATCCGCTTCAACCTTTAG